One Kineococcus aurantiacus genomic window carries:
- a CDS encoding ABC transporter permease subunit, with translation MLTLVVRRLGLLVVVLFGLSVLLFAWVRALPGDPARALLGEKATPAGIAEVTRRYGFDQPVWQQYLTYLGRILHGDFGASINTGEPVVRTFTERFPATIELAVAALLLAVVVGIPLGYLAARRRGGWLDNAVVGGSLLGVVVPVFFLAVLLKYVLAIQLHWFPTSGRQNARIDATHVTNFYVLDGLLTREWDASWDALVHLVLPALALGSIPLAIIVRITRASVLDVLGDDHVRTAQAKGLPRSVISRRHVLRNALLPVSTTLGLQAGALLSGAVLTETVFSINGIGSYLFDAVTQLDYPVLQGFILFIAVVYALVNLVVDVSYGFIDPRVRVS, from the coding sequence GTGCTGACGCTCGTCGTGCGCCGCCTCGGCCTCCTCGTCGTCGTGCTCTTCGGGTTGTCGGTGCTGCTGTTCGCCTGGGTGAGGGCGCTGCCGGGGGACCCGGCGCGCGCCCTGCTGGGCGAGAAGGCGACCCCGGCCGGCATCGCGGAGGTCACCAGGCGGTACGGGTTCGACCAGCCCGTGTGGCAGCAGTACCTGACCTACCTGGGCCGGATCCTGCACGGCGACTTCGGGGCCTCCATCAACACCGGTGAACCCGTGGTGCGGACCTTCACCGAGCGGTTCCCGGCCACGATCGAGCTGGCGGTCGCGGCGCTGCTGCTGGCCGTCGTCGTCGGGATCCCGCTGGGGTACCTGGCCGCCCGCCGCCGCGGCGGGTGGCTGGACAACGCCGTCGTGGGCGGGTCGCTGCTCGGGGTGGTCGTCCCCGTGTTCTTCCTGGCCGTCCTGCTCAAGTACGTCCTGGCGATCCAGCTGCACTGGTTCCCCACGTCGGGCCGGCAGAACGCGCGCATCGACGCCACCCACGTGACGAACTTCTACGTCCTGGACGGGTTGCTGACCCGTGAGTGGGACGCCAGCTGGGACGCCCTGGTGCACCTGGTGCTGCCCGCCCTGGCGCTGGGCTCGATCCCGCTGGCCATCATCGTCCGCATCACCCGCGCCTCCGTGCTGGACGTCCTGGGTGACGACCATGTCCGCACCGCGCAGGCCAAGGGCCTGCCGCGCAGCGTCATCAGCCGCCGGCACGTGCTGCGCAACGCGCTGCTGCCGGTCTCGACGACGCTGGGCCTGCAGGCCGGGGCGCTGCTGTCCGGGGCGGTGCTCACCGAGACGGTGTTCTCCATCAACGGCATCGGCAGCTACCTGTTCGACGCCGTGACGCAGCTGGACTACCCGGTGCTGCAGGGGTTCATCCTGTTCATCGCCGTGGTCTACGCGCTCGTCAACCTCGTGGTCGACGTCAGCTACGGGTTCATCGATCCGAGGGTGAGGGTGTCGTGA
- the coaBC gene encoding bifunctional phosphopantothenoylcysteine decarboxylase/phosphopantothenate--cysteine ligase CoaBC, whose protein sequence is MSTPRDPQHTPRVVLGVAGGIAAYKAALLLRELTETGHDVTVVPTAASERFVGRATWEALSGKPVATDVWSHADQVPHVRLGRHADLVVVAPATADLLARAAHGLADDLLTNVLLTATCPVLLAPAMHTEMWLNPAVQANVALLRSRGVTVLEPASGRLTGADSGPGRLPEPADVAAACRRLLGSGARGYDLAGRRVVVSAGGTREPLDPVRFLGNRSSGRQGVAVAAAAAARGAHVTLVTAHVEVPAPAAVDVVEVQTAAQLAEAVQAAAAAADVVVMAAAVADFRPAARADVKIKKSDDPARDPVVVLERNPDVLAGLVAARAGASPVIVGFAAETGDETGSVLEHGRAKLARKGCDLLVLNEVGETKGFATATNAVTILGRDGTEREVPEASKDVVADAVWDAVVPMLPPPAVPTTGAL, encoded by the coding sequence GTGAGCACCCCCCGCGATCCCCAGCACACCCCGCGGGTCGTCCTGGGGGTCGCGGGCGGCATCGCCGCGTACAAGGCGGCGCTGCTCCTGCGGGAGCTCACCGAGACCGGGCACGACGTGACCGTCGTGCCCACCGCGGCCTCCGAGCGCTTCGTCGGCCGCGCCACGTGGGAGGCCCTGTCGGGCAAGCCCGTGGCCACCGACGTGTGGAGCCACGCCGACCAGGTCCCGCACGTGCGGCTGGGCCGGCACGCCGACCTCGTCGTCGTCGCCCCCGCCACCGCCGACCTGCTGGCCCGCGCCGCGCACGGCCTGGCCGACGACCTGCTGACCAACGTCCTGCTGACGGCCACCTGCCCCGTGCTGCTGGCCCCGGCCATGCACACCGAGATGTGGCTCAACCCCGCCGTGCAGGCCAACGTCGCCCTGCTGCGCTCGCGCGGGGTCACCGTCCTGGAGCCCGCCTCGGGGCGGCTGACCGGCGCCGACAGCGGGCCGGGCCGGCTGCCCGAACCCGCCGACGTCGCCGCGGCCTGCCGCCGGCTGCTCGGCTCGGGCGCGCGCGGGTACGACCTCGCCGGCCGCCGCGTCGTCGTCTCCGCCGGCGGCACCCGCGAACCGCTGGACCCCGTGCGCTTCCTCGGCAACCGCTCCTCGGGCCGGCAGGGGGTGGCCGTCGCCGCCGCCGCGGCCGCCCGCGGCGCGCACGTCACCCTCGTCACCGCCCACGTCGAGGTGCCCGCCCCGGCGGCGGTGGACGTCGTCGAGGTGCAGACCGCCGCGCAGCTTGCCGAGGCCGTGCAGGCCGCCGCCGCCGCGGCCGACGTCGTCGTCATGGCCGCCGCCGTCGCCGACTTCCGGCCCGCCGCGCGCGCCGACGTCAAGATCAAGAAGTCCGACGACCCCGCGCGCGACCCCGTCGTCGTCCTGGAGCGCAACCCCGACGTCCTCGCCGGCCTCGTCGCGGCCCGGGCCGGGGCGTCGCCGGTGATCGTGGGCTTCGCCGCCGAGACCGGCGACGAGACCGGCTCCGTCCTGGAGCACGGCCGCGCCAAGCTGGCCCGCAAGGGCTGCGACCTGCTCGTGCTCAACGAGGTCGGCGAGACCAAGGGCTTCGCCACCGCGACCAACGCCGTGACCATCCTGGGCCGCGACGGCACCGAGCGGGAGGTGCCCGAGGCCAGCAAGGACGTGGTGGCCGATGCGGTCTGGGACGCCGTGGTGCCTATGCTTCCCCCACCTGCTGTTCCGACGACTGGAGCCCTGTGA
- the mihF gene encoding integration host factor, actinobacterial type, which translates to MALPPLTAEQRAAALEKAAAARRERAEVKHRLKYTGGSLEQVIKEGQENEVLGKMKVSALLESLPNVGKVRAKQIMEEIGISESRRVRGLGAHQIAALVERFGGAGSES; encoded by the coding sequence GTGGCCCTGCCTCCCCTGACCGCCGAACAGCGCGCTGCTGCTCTGGAGAAGGCGGCCGCGGCGCGTCGCGAGCGAGCCGAGGTGAAGCACCGCCTGAAGTACACCGGCGGCAGCCTCGAGCAGGTCATCAAGGAGGGCCAGGAGAACGAGGTCCTCGGCAAGATGAAGGTCTCGGCCCTGCTGGAGTCCCTGCCCAACGTGGGCAAGGTCCGCGCCAAGCAGATCATGGAGGAGATCGGGATCTCGGAGTCGCGCCGCGTGCGCGGCCTGGGGGCCCACCAGATCGCCGCGCTCGTCGAGCGCTTCGGCGGTGCCGGGAGCGAGTCCTGA
- the metK gene encoding methionine adenosyltransferase, whose translation MTTPLRLFTSESVTEGHPDKICDQISDGILDALLAQDPRSRVAVETMVTTGLVHVAGEVTTEAYADIPTIVRRTLLDIGYDSSAKGFDGRTCGVEVSIGSQSPDIAQGVDEAYENRVDGGADPLDLQGAGDQGLMFGYACNDTPELMPLPIHLAHQLSQRLSEVRKKGEVPYLRPDGKTQVTIGYDGDKAVRLDTVVLSTQHEPDVDLVKTLTPDVRRHVIEPVLEGLDLDTSDIRLLVNPTGRFEIGGPMGDAGLTGRKIIVDTYGGMSRHGGGAFSGKDPSKVDRSAAYAMRWVAKNVVAAGLATRCEVQVAYAIGKAQPVGLYVETFGTETVGRARIESAIRDVFDLRPAAIVRDLQLLQPIYAPTAAYGHFGRELPGFTWERTDRVDALRAAVA comes from the coding sequence GTGACCACCCCGTTGCGCCTGTTCACCTCGGAGTCCGTGACCGAGGGGCACCCGGACAAGATCTGCGACCAGATCTCCGACGGGATCCTGGACGCGCTCCTGGCGCAGGACCCGCGCAGCCGCGTGGCCGTCGAGACGATGGTCACCACCGGGCTCGTGCACGTCGCCGGTGAGGTCACCACCGAGGCCTACGCCGACATCCCCACCATCGTGCGCCGCACCCTGCTGGACATCGGGTACGACTCCTCGGCCAAGGGCTTCGACGGCCGCACGTGCGGGGTCGAGGTCTCCATCGGCTCGCAGTCCCCCGACATCGCCCAGGGCGTCGACGAGGCCTACGAGAACCGCGTCGACGGCGGCGCCGACCCGCTGGACCTGCAGGGCGCCGGCGACCAGGGGCTGATGTTCGGGTACGCGTGCAACGACACCCCCGAGCTCATGCCGCTGCCGATCCACCTGGCCCACCAGCTGTCCCAGCGGCTCTCGGAGGTCCGCAAGAAGGGCGAGGTGCCCTACCTGCGCCCCGACGGCAAGACCCAGGTCACCATCGGCTACGACGGCGACAAGGCCGTCCGCCTCGACACCGTCGTGCTGTCCACCCAGCACGAACCGGACGTCGACCTCGTCAAGACCCTCACCCCGGACGTGCGCCGGCACGTCATCGAGCCCGTCCTGGAGGGTCTCGACCTCGACACCTCCGACATCCGCCTGCTGGTCAACCCGACCGGCCGCTTCGAGATCGGCGGCCCCATGGGCGACGCCGGCCTGACCGGCCGCAAGATCATCGTCGACACCTACGGCGGGATGTCGCGGCACGGCGGCGGCGCGTTCTCCGGCAAGGACCCCTCGAAGGTCGACCGGTCCGCCGCCTACGCCATGCGCTGGGTCGCCAAGAACGTCGTCGCGGCGGGCCTGGCCACGCGCTGCGAGGTGCAGGTCGCCTACGCCATCGGCAAGGCCCAGCCCGTCGGGCTGTACGTCGAGACGTTCGGCACCGAGACCGTCGGGCGCGCCCGCATCGAGTCCGCCATCCGCGACGTCTTCGACCTGCGCCCGGCGGCCATCGTGCGCGACCTGCAGCTGCTGCAGCCCATCTACGCCCCGACCGCCGCCTACGGCCACTTCGGCCGCGAGCTGCCCGGTTTCACCTGGGAGCGCACCGACCGGGTCGACGCGCTGCGCGCCGCCGTCGCCTGA
- a CDS encoding ABC transporter permease, with protein sequence MTALDAPVVEATGADGVGPWHAAWRRLRRNPAGIVGAVLVLLFVLVALAAPLLAPYRPATSEWFGEVTPTTVPGPSADHPLGLDSFGSDLLTQLLYGARSSLVIGVVSTAVGLAAGAVLGVLAGGLGGKVDTVVMRVVDVLLSIPALLLAVSVAAVLDRGALAIMLAVAAAQVPIFARLLRASLLAQRGQDYVVALRSLGLRQRRIVVGHMLPNSLGPVLVQATLTLATAVIEVAALSFLGLGDPNPAVAEWGRMLVTAQARLDQAPQLALYPGLAIALTALGFTLLGEALREALDPRSSR encoded by the coding sequence GTGACGGCGTTGGACGCCCCGGTCGTCGAGGCGACCGGCGCTGACGGGGTGGGGCCCTGGCACGCGGCGTGGCGCCGCTTGCGGCGCAACCCCGCCGGGATCGTCGGTGCGGTGCTGGTGCTGCTGTTCGTGCTCGTCGCCCTCGCGGCGCCGCTGCTGGCGCCGTACCGGCCCGCGACGTCGGAGTGGTTCGGCGAGGTCACGCCCACGACGGTCCCCGGGCCCAGCGCCGACCACCCGCTGGGGCTGGACTCCTTCGGCTCGGACCTGCTGACCCAGCTGCTGTACGGGGCGCGGTCCTCCCTGGTCATCGGGGTGGTCTCCACGGCCGTCGGCCTGGCCGCCGGTGCGGTCCTGGGGGTCCTCGCGGGTGGTCTGGGCGGGAAGGTCGACACCGTCGTCATGCGCGTCGTCGATGTGCTGCTGTCCATCCCGGCGCTGCTGCTGGCGGTCTCGGTCGCCGCCGTCCTCGACCGGGGCGCGCTGGCGATCATGCTGGCCGTCGCCGCGGCCCAGGTGCCGATCTTCGCGCGCCTGCTGCGCGCCTCGCTGCTGGCCCAGCGCGGGCAGGACTACGTCGTCGCGCTGCGCTCGCTGGGGCTGCGGCAGCGGCGGATCGTCGTGGGTCACATGCTGCCCAACTCCCTGGGGCCGGTCCTGGTCCAGGCGACGCTGACGCTGGCGACGGCCGTCATCGAGGTCGCGGCCCTGAGCTTCCTGGGCCTGGGCGACCCGAACCCCGCCGTGGCCGAGTGGGGACGGATGCTCGTCACCGCCCAGGCCCGGCTCGACCAGGCGCCGCAGCTGGCGCTGTACCCCGGTCTCGCGATCGCCCTCACCGCGCTGGGTTTCACCCTGCTCGGCGAGGCGCTGCGCGAGGCCCTGGACCCCCGGAGTTCGCGATGA
- the gmk gene encoding guanylate kinase, with the protein MNTEQSRTNRLTVLAGPTAVGKGTVSADLRARYPQIWISVSCTTRAQRPGEVDGVHYHFVSEETFDSYVRDGELLEWARVHGRHRYGTPRRPVEEVLASGRPALLEIDLAGARQVRQATRGTDLRAGFVFLAPPSWDELVRRLVGRGTETEEERERRLATAKVELAAEPEFDVTIYNDDVQRATDELVRWMGLPVS; encoded by the coding sequence CTGAACACCGAGCAGTCCCGCACCAACCGCCTCACCGTCCTCGCCGGCCCGACCGCCGTGGGCAAGGGCACCGTCTCGGCCGACCTGCGCGCCCGGTACCCGCAGATCTGGATCTCCGTCTCCTGCACCACCCGGGCCCAGCGCCCCGGGGAGGTCGACGGCGTGCACTACCACTTCGTCTCCGAGGAGACGTTCGACTCCTACGTGCGCGACGGCGAGCTGCTGGAGTGGGCGCGCGTGCACGGCCGGCACCGCTACGGCACCCCGCGCCGCCCCGTCGAGGAGGTCCTGGCCTCGGGCCGGCCGGCGCTGCTGGAGATCGACCTCGCCGGCGCGCGGCAGGTGCGCCAGGCGACGCGGGGGACCGACCTGCGGGCCGGGTTCGTCTTCCTCGCCCCGCCCAGCTGGGACGAGCTCGTGCGCCGCCTCGTCGGGCGCGGCACCGAGACCGAGGAGGAGCGCGAGCGCCGGCTGGCCACGGCGAAGGTGGAGCTGGCCGCCGAGCCGGAGTTCGACGTGACCATCTACAACGACGACGTGCAGCGCGCGACCGACGAACTCGTAAGATGGATGGGTCTGCCCGTCAGCTGA
- a CDS encoding ABC transporter ATP-binding protein — translation MTLLEVEDLRVTFSRKGSLATTAVDGVSFDVDAGEVVGLVGESGCGKSVTSLAVMGLLPTRGTTVTGSVRFDGTDLLTSSPQEVAQRRGKDLAMVFQDPMTSLNPVLTLGRQLTEVLRTHTGAGRAQARAQAVDLLGRVGIPDPRRRFSEYPHQLSGGMRQRVLIAIALACSPRLIIADEPTTALDVTIQAQVLDLLTGLVRESGTAMVLITHDLGVVAGTCDRVNVLYAGRVVERAPRGELFAEPRHRYTTGLLGAVPRVDAPEGTALQPVPGSVRDLLPWAQGCAFAPRCAYADGDCRTGDLPLPAGEHAARCVHPAALEVSR, via the coding sequence ATGACGCTGCTGGAGGTGGAGGACCTGCGGGTGACGTTCTCCCGCAAGGGCTCACTGGCCACGACCGCGGTGGACGGCGTCTCCTTCGACGTCGACGCCGGCGAGGTCGTCGGGCTGGTGGGGGAGTCCGGCTGCGGGAAGTCGGTCACGTCGCTGGCCGTCATGGGCCTGCTCCCCACCCGGGGGACGACCGTCACCGGGTCGGTCCGCTTCGACGGGACCGACCTGCTCACCTCCTCCCCGCAGGAGGTCGCCCAGCGGCGGGGCAAGGACCTGGCGATGGTGTTCCAGGACCCCATGACGTCGCTGAACCCCGTGCTGACCCTGGGCCGGCAGCTCACCGAGGTGCTGCGCACGCACACCGGCGCCGGCCGCGCGCAGGCCAGGGCGCAGGCCGTCGACCTGCTGGGCCGGGTGGGGATCCCCGACCCCCGGCGCCGGTTCTCGGAGTACCCGCACCAGCTGTCCGGCGGGATGCGCCAGCGCGTCCTCATCGCGATCGCCCTGGCCTGCTCCCCGCGCCTGATCATCGCCGACGAGCCCACCACGGCCCTCGACGTGACGATCCAGGCGCAGGTCCTGGACCTGCTCACGGGGCTGGTGCGGGAGTCCGGCACCGCCATGGTGCTCATCACCCACGACCTCGGCGTCGTGGCCGGCACCTGCGACCGCGTGAACGTCCTGTACGCCGGCCGCGTCGTCGAGCGCGCCCCGCGCGGGGAGCTGTTCGCCGAACCCCGCCACCGGTACACGACGGGCCTGCTGGGCGCCGTCCCGCGCGTCGACGCCCCCGAGGGCACGGCGCTGCAGCCGGTCCCCGGGTCGGTGCGGGACCTGCTGCCCTGGGCGCAGGGGTGCGCGTTCGCACCGCGCTGCGCCTACGCCGACGGCGACTGCCGCACCGGTGACCTCCCGCTGCCGGCCGGCGAGCACGCCGCCCGCTGCGTCCACCCCGCCGCCCTGGAGGTGTCCCGATGA
- a CDS encoding ABC transporter ATP-binding protein, which yields MTQPSPQPDPQPASQPLLSVRDLAVHYPIRSGILQRTVGSVKAVDGVSFDVPRGSTYGLVGESGCGKSTLGRAVLRLSEPTAGSVHLDGQDVLALAPEPLRRARRRMQMVFQDPLASLDPRQTVESALVEPLAVHGVEGGPSAWRTRVRGLLDRVGLPANAAGKYPHEFSGGQRQRVGIARALVLDPDLLVADEPVSALDVSVQAQVLVLLEELQRDLGLTYLVIAHDLAVVKHVSTTVGVMYLGGLVEEGPSGPLYARPLHPYTRALLSAAPVPDPVAEAGRERILLTGDLPSPADPPSGCRFRTRCPWVQPTRCHDERPLLRVVEGHPPTQRVACHYAEDVESGRLRPAAEQVA from the coding sequence ATGACGCAGCCCAGCCCCCAGCCGGATCCTCAACCGGCCTCCCAGCCGTTGCTGTCCGTGCGCGACCTGGCCGTGCACTACCCGATCAGGTCGGGGATCCTGCAGCGCACCGTCGGGTCGGTCAAGGCCGTCGACGGCGTCTCCTTCGACGTCCCGCGCGGGTCGACCTACGGGCTCGTGGGGGAGTCCGGCTGCGGCAAGTCGACGCTGGGCCGGGCCGTGCTGCGCCTGTCCGAGCCGACCGCCGGGTCGGTCCACCTGGACGGGCAGGACGTGCTGGCCCTGGCGCCGGAGCCGCTGCGGCGCGCGCGCCGGCGCATGCAGATGGTGTTCCAGGACCCCCTGGCCAGCCTGGACCCGCGCCAGACGGTGGAGAGCGCCCTCGTCGAGCCGCTGGCCGTGCACGGCGTCGAGGGCGGCCCGTCGGCCTGGCGGACGCGGGTGCGCGGCCTGCTGGACCGCGTCGGGCTGCCGGCCAACGCGGCCGGGAAGTACCCGCACGAGTTCTCCGGCGGCCAGCGCCAGCGCGTGGGCATCGCCCGCGCCCTCGTCCTGGACCCCGACCTGCTGGTGGCCGACGAGCCCGTCTCGGCGCTGGACGTGTCCGTGCAGGCCCAGGTCCTGGTGCTGCTGGAGGAGCTGCAGCGCGACCTGGGGCTGACGTACCTCGTCATCGCCCACGACCTGGCCGTCGTCAAGCACGTCTCGACCACCGTGGGGGTCATGTACCTCGGCGGGCTGGTCGAGGAGGGCCCCAGCGGGCCGCTGTACGCCCGGCCGCTGCACCCCTACACGCGCGCGCTGCTGTCCGCGGCGCCCGTGCCCGACCCCGTGGCCGAGGCCGGGCGGGAGCGGATCCTGCTCACGGGGGACCTGCCCAGCCCCGCCGACCCTCCCAGCGGCTGCCGGTTCCGCACCCGCTGCCCGTGGGTGCAGCCGACCCGCTGCCACGACGAGCGACCCCTGCTGCGGGTCGTGGAGGGGCACCCGCCCACCCAGCGGGTGGCCTGCCACTACGCCGAGGACGTCGAGTCCGGGCGCCTGCGGCCCGCGGCCGAGCAGGTCGCCTGA
- the pyrF gene encoding orotidine-5'-phosphate decarboxylase: protein MTRFGARLAGEVAAHGPLCAGIDPHAGLLAAWGLADDAAGVERFGRTVVEALAGHVACVKPQAAFFERHGSRGVAALERVIADARDAGLLTVVDAKRGDIGSTMGGYADAFVGDSPLAGDAVTVSPYLGFGSLRPVLDLAAAHGRGVFVLALTSNPEGASVQHAVGPDGRAVARAVAEAAAAENAGATPFGDVGLVVGATVGAAVTDLGLDLEAVNGPLLAPGVGAQGATAADLQQVFGRARRLVLASSSREVLAAGPTATGLRDAAHRTADAVRAALAL from the coding sequence ATGACCCGCTTCGGGGCCCGCCTCGCGGGGGAGGTGGCCGCGCACGGTCCCCTGTGCGCGGGCATCGACCCCCACGCCGGGCTGCTGGCGGCGTGGGGGCTGGCCGACGACGCCGCCGGCGTCGAGCGGTTCGGCCGCACGGTCGTCGAGGCCCTCGCCGGGCACGTGGCCTGCGTCAAACCGCAGGCCGCGTTCTTCGAGCGGCACGGCTCGCGCGGCGTCGCGGCGCTGGAGCGGGTGATCGCCGACGCCCGCGACGCCGGGCTGCTGACGGTCGTGGACGCCAAGCGCGGCGACATCGGCTCGACCATGGGCGGGTACGCCGACGCCTTCGTCGGCGACTCCCCGCTGGCCGGGGACGCCGTCACCGTCTCGCCCTACCTCGGCTTCGGGTCGCTGCGCCCGGTGCTGGACCTGGCCGCCGCCCACGGCCGGGGCGTGTTCGTCCTGGCCCTGACCTCCAACCCCGAGGGGGCCTCGGTGCAGCACGCCGTCGGTCCCGACGGCCGCGCGGTGGCCCGCGCCGTCGCCGAGGCCGCGGCCGCCGAGAACGCCGGCGCCACCCCCTTCGGCGACGTCGGGCTCGTCGTGGGCGCGACGGTCGGGGCGGCCGTCACCGACCTCGGCCTCGACCTCGAGGCCGTCAACGGCCCGCTGCTGGCCCCCGGCGTCGGCGCCCAGGGCGCGACGGCTGCGGACCTGCAGCAGGTCTTCGGCCGCGCGCGGCGCCTGGTGCTGGCCTCCAGCTCCCGCGAGGTGCTGGCCGCCGGTCCGACCGCGACGGGGCTGCGCGACGCCGCGCACCGCACGGCCGACGCCGTCCGGGCGGCCCTGGCCCTCTAG
- a CDS encoding ABC transporter substrate-binding protein has translation MPAQLQSEGPEHHPTRRAFTLAAVATAGLATLSACAESQRDEGGGSGESSGSGRDTFVFGGSADPDSLDPVFASDGETFRVTRQIFEGLVSTKPGTTDLAPSLATEWTTSEDGLSYTFTLQEGVKFSNGKPFDAAAVVANFERWYNLRGIAQGEDLAYYYRSVFRGFKTNDDPALGTSLYAGSTANPDGTVTVNLTSPFAGFLASLTLPAFAMQETGAVEAAGGNGLDGADPRQSEYATSGPIGTGPFVFAGWERGQQVTLKRNDDYWGEKAKVASAVIRVIGDGTARKQALQNGDIDGYDLVAPADVATLESAGFQIQNRPAFNILYLGINQALAPLGDLKVRQAIAHAIDKDAVIKNALPEGTKAATQFMPENVIGWNESVTTYEYDVDRAKQLLAEAGQTNINIPFNYPTGVSRPYMPNPETIYNAINQQLSAAGITTTPVAEQWTPNYLGTVQGGSNHGLHLLGWTGDYNDPDNFIGVFFGAATNEWGFNDPGLFEALAAARTVTSEDEQESAYQDINEQIMTLLPGIPIASPVPSLAFAEGVEGYTASPVQDEVWNTVTVADS, from the coding sequence ATGCCAGCGCAGTTGCAGTCCGAAGGACCCGAGCACCACCCCACCCGTCGCGCCTTCACCCTCGCCGCCGTGGCGACGGCGGGCCTGGCGACGCTGTCGGCCTGCGCCGAGAGCCAGCGCGACGAGGGCGGAGGGTCCGGCGAGAGCTCCGGCAGCGGCCGGGACACCTTCGTGTTCGGCGGTTCGGCCGACCCCGACTCCCTCGACCCGGTCTTCGCCTCCGACGGCGAGACCTTCCGCGTCACCCGCCAGATCTTCGAGGGCCTGGTCTCCACCAAGCCCGGCACGACCGACCTGGCCCCCTCGCTGGCCACGGAGTGGACGACCTCCGAGGACGGGCTGAGCTACACGTTCACCCTCCAGGAGGGCGTGAAGTTCTCCAACGGCAAGCCGTTCGACGCCGCCGCGGTCGTCGCGAACTTCGAGCGCTGGTACAACCTGCGCGGCATCGCGCAGGGCGAGGACCTGGCCTACTACTACCGGTCCGTCTTCCGCGGGTTCAAGACCAACGACGACCCGGCCCTGGGCACCTCCCTGTACGCCGGGTCGACGGCCAACCCCGACGGCACCGTCACGGTGAACCTCACCTCGCCGTTCGCCGGGTTCCTCGCCTCCCTGACGCTGCCCGCCTTCGCCATGCAGGAGACCGGGGCCGTGGAGGCCGCGGGCGGCAACGGCCTCGACGGCGCCGACCCCCGCCAGAGCGAGTACGCCACCTCCGGCCCCATCGGCACCGGCCCCTTCGTCTTCGCCGGCTGGGAACGCGGCCAGCAGGTCACCCTCAAGCGCAACGACGACTACTGGGGCGAGAAGGCCAAGGTCGCCTCGGCCGTCATCCGCGTCATCGGCGACGGCACGGCCCGCAAGCAGGCGCTGCAGAACGGCGACATCGACGGCTACGACCTCGTCGCGCCCGCCGACGTCGCGACGCTGGAGTCCGCCGGGTTCCAGATCCAGAACCGGCCGGCGTTCAACATCCTCTACCTCGGCATCAACCAGGCCCTGGCCCCGCTGGGCGACCTGAAGGTCCGGCAGGCCATCGCGCACGCCATCGACAAGGACGCCGTCATCAAGAACGCGCTGCCCGAGGGGACGAAGGCCGCGACGCAGTTCATGCCCGAGAACGTCATCGGGTGGAACGAGTCGGTCACGACGTACGAGTACGACGTCGACAGGGCCAAGCAGCTGCTGGCCGAGGCGGGCCAGACGAACATCAACATCCCGTTCAACTACCCCACGGGTGTCTCCCGGCCGTACATGCCGAACCCGGAGACCATCTACAACGCCATCAACCAGCAGCTGAGCGCAGCCGGCATCACGACGACCCCGGTCGCCGAGCAGTGGACGCCGAACTACCTCGGCACCGTGCAGGGCGGCAGCAACCACGGTCTGCACCTGCTGGGCTGGACCGGCGACTACAACGACCCCGACAACTTCATCGGCGTGTTCTTCGGCGCGGCGACGAACGAGTGGGGGTTCAACGACCCCGGGTTGTTCGAGGCCCTGGCCGCCGCGCGCACCGTGACGAGCGAGGACGAGCAGGAGTCCGCCTACCAGGACATCAACGAGCAGATCATGACGTTGCTGCCCGGCATCCCGATCGCCAGCCCCGTGCCGTCCCTGGCGTTCGCCGAGGGCGTGGAGGGGTACACGGCCAGCCCGGTGCAGGACGAGGTCTGGAACACCGTCACGGTCGCCGACTCCTGA
- the rpoZ gene encoding DNA-directed RNA polymerase subunit omega produces MAGTVAAPEGITNPPIDDLLTVADSKYALVIYAAKRARQINAYYSQLGEGLLEYVGPLVETHVQEKSLSVAMREINEGLLTSEPLEQ; encoded by the coding sequence GTGGCTGGAACCGTCGCGGCGCCCGAGGGCATCACCAACCCGCCCATCGACGATCTGCTGACGGTCGCCGACTCCAAGTACGCCCTGGTGATCTACGCGGCCAAGCGCGCCCGCCAGATCAACGCGTACTACTCGCAGCTGGGCGAGGGCCTGCTGGAGTACGTCGGCCCGCTCGTCGAGACCCACGTGCAGGAGAAGTCCCTGTCGGTGGCCATGCGCGAGATCAACGAGGGTCTGCTGACCTCCGAGCCGCTCGAGCAGTGA